A portion of the Pedobacter cryoconitis genome contains these proteins:
- a CDS encoding RrF2 family transcriptional regulator, whose amino-acid sequence MLSKKTKYAIKALVALGKNVENPPMQIVRLAEQEMIPRKFLEQILLDLRNAGYLYSKKGAGGGYSLNKNAADIYLVDILRITDGPIAMVPCASLKFYRKCDECHDEKTCGIRKTFIDVRDATLAVLSKTSVADVIARESNGEMMF is encoded by the coding sequence ATGTTGTCTAAGAAAACAAAATATGCCATTAAAGCACTGGTGGCTTTAGGCAAGAACGTTGAGAATCCTCCAATGCAAATCGTAAGATTGGCAGAACAGGAGATGATACCCAGAAAATTCCTGGAACAGATATTACTGGACTTGCGTAATGCAGGTTATTTGTACAGTAAAAAAGGTGCAGGTGGAGGCTACAGTCTGAATAAGAATGCTGCGGATATATACCTGGTGGATATTCTTAGGATAACAGATGGGCCTATTGCTATGGTCCCTTGTGCAAGTTTAAAATTTTATCGTAAATGTGATGAATGCCACGATGAAAAAACATGCGGGATCAGAAAGACATTTATTGATGTCAGAGATGCAACACTTGCAGTGCTTTCAAAAACCTCAGTAGCAGATGTTATTGCGCGTGAAAGCAATGGGGAAATGATGTTTTAA